The Miscanthus floridulus cultivar M001 chromosome 17, ASM1932011v1, whole genome shotgun sequence genome has a window encoding:
- the LOC136516607 gene encoding cysteine--tRNA ligase CPS1, chloroplastic/mitochondrial-like — protein MAEEAQAPLSATMAKEAESPPSATVAEATAPPQLVLFNSLTKREEPFQPRVEGKVGMYVCGVTPYDFSHIGHARAYVAFDVLYRYLKFLGYEVEYVRNFTDIDDKIIKRANERGETVTSLSSRFINEFLLDMTELQCLPPTCEPRVTEHIEHIIELITKIMENGKAYAMEGDVYFSVDSFPEYLSLSGRKFDQNQAGARVAFDTRKRNPADFALWKVAKEGEPFWDSPWGRGRPGWHIECSAMSAHYLGHVFDIHGGGKDLIFPHHENELAQSRAAYPVSEVKCWMHNGFVNKDDKKMAKSDNNFFTIRDIIALYHPMALRFFLMRTHYRSDVNHSDQALEIASDRVYYIYQTLYDCEEVLATYREEGIAVPVPSEEQNLIDKHHSEFLKYMSNDLKTTDVLDRCFMELLKTINSSLNDLKKLQQKIEQQKKKQQQQKKQQQKQQQLQKQPEDYIQALIALETELKNKLSILGLMPSSSLAEVLKQLKDKALKRAGLTEEKLQEQIEQRNVARKNKQFEVSDGIRKNLATKGIALMDEPSGTVWRPCEPERSE, from the exons ATGGCCGAGGAGGCCCAGGCTCCGCTATCCGCCACCATGGCGAAGGAAGCCGAGTCGCCGCCGTCCGCCACCGTAGCGGAGGCGACGGCGCCGCCGCAGCTCGTATTATTCAACTCCCTGACGAAGAGAGAGGAGCCCTTCCAGCCCCGGGTGGAGGGGAAGGTGGGGATGTACGTATGTGGCGTCACTCCCTACGACTTTAGCCACATCGGCCACGCGCGTGCCTACGTCGCCTTCGACGTCCTCTACAG GTACCTTAAATTCTTGGGGTATGAAGTTGAATATGTCCGTAATTTCACGGATATCGATGACAAG ATTATTAAGCGTGCAAATGAACGCGGTGAAACAGTTACAAGTTTGAGTAGCCGGTTTATCAATGAATTTCTTCTTGATATGACTGAGCTCCAGTGCTTGCCTCCTACCTGCGAGCCACGGGTAACAGAGCACATTGAGCATATTATAGAGTTGATAACAAAG ATAATGGAGAATGGGAAAGCCTATGCTATGGAAGGAGATGTGTACTTTTCAGTCGATAGCTTTCCTGAATATCTCAGTTTATCTGGAAGGAAATTTGATCAAAATCAGGCAGGTGCACGGGTTGCTTTTGATACGAGAAAGCGTAATCCTGCAGACTTTGCACTCTGGAAG GTTGCAAAGGAGGGTGAGCCTTTTTGGGATAGCCCTTGGGGCCGTGGAAGACCAGGATGGCACATTGAATGCAGTGCAATGAGTGCTCACTATTTAGGACATGTATTTGATATTCATGGTGGGGGGAAAGATTTGATTTTTCCTCATCATGAGAATGAGCTTGCCCAAAGCCGAGCGGCTTATCCTGTGAGCGAGGTCAAGTGCTGGATGCACAACGGCTTCGTTAACAAAGATGATAAAAAAATGGCAAAATCAGATAATAACTTTTTCACGATTAGAGAT ATCATTGCTCTTTACCATCCAATGGCTTTAAGATTTTTCTTGATGCGCACGCATTATAGATCAGATGTGAACCACTCTGATCAAGCACTTGAGATTGCATCTGATCGTGTCTACTACATTTATCAG ACTCTATATGACTGTGAGGAAGTGCTAGCTACATATCGTGAAGAGGGTATTGCTGTCCCAGTGCCATCTGAGGAGCAAAATCTGATTGATAAGCACCATTCAGAATTCTTGAAATATATGTCGAATGATCTTAAAACCACAGATGTTCTAGATCGTTGCTTCATGGAGCTGCTGAAGACCATAAACAGCAGTCTGAATGATTTGAAG AAACTGCAGCAAAAAATAGAACAGCAAAAGAAGAAACAGCAACAGCAGAAGAAGCAGCAACAGAAGCAACAGCAGTTGCAAAAACAGCCAGAAGATTATATTCAAGCGCTGATTGCATTGGAAACAGAACTTAAAAATAAACTGTCTATACTTGGTCTGATGCCATCATCATCTTTGGCAGAG GTACTGAAGCAATTGAAGGACAAAGCATTAAAGCGAGCGGGACTGACTGAAGAAAAATTGCAAGAGCAGATTGAGCAGAGAAATGTCGCAAGGAAGAATAAGCAGTTTGAGGTATCTGATGGAATCAGGAAAAACCTTGCTACCAAGGGCATCGCCCTAATGGACGAACCTTCTGGTACAGTGTGGAGACCATGTGAACCAGAGCGGTCTGAATAA
- the LOC136515879 gene encoding uncharacterized protein, which yields MDNALLVVIVEHHNNGDHAQNGWKPHVYNAAIKNVRERCNVEITKDNIIARCKTFDKHYEIISKILSRSGFGWDWENNKLSIDSEDVWNRYVESNKASACYKTKVVKNWDAFSTIYLFDHANGEGAKTGAESAQDSLEQADDASSELPQKRQRTGDAILCMLGDMKTSFKDVLKSTEPLPLPHVTPTAEIFVAPQMIPDFARCDMLKSYGKLILNEHLFQALMELPMAMRKEWLLMLNEKDSN from the exons ATGGACAATGCATTGTTGGTTGTCATTGTTGAGCATCACAACAATGGTGATCATGCCCAAAATGGATGGAAGCCACATGTCTACAATGCTGCTATAAAGAATGTACGTGAGAGGTGCAATGTGGAGATCACAAAGGACAATATAATAGCAAGGTGCAAGACTTTTGACAAGCATTATGAGATCATTAGCAAGATACTTTCTCGGAGTGGATTTGGTTGGGATTGGGAGAATAATAAGCTGTCAATTGATAGTGAAGATGTGTGGAATAGATATGTGGAG AGTAACAAGGCATCAGCTTGTTACAAGACCAAAGTAGTGAAGAATTGGGATGCATTCAGCACTATTTACTTATTTGATCATGCCAATGGGGAAGGAGCCAAGACTGGTGCTGAAAGTGCTCAAGATTCACTTGAACAAGCTGATGATGCATCCTCAGAGTTGCCCCAAAAGAGGCAGCGAACTGGTGATGCAATTCTCTGCATGCTTGGAGATATGAAGACCTCGTTCAAAGATGTTTTGAAGTCAACTGAACCATTACCGCTGCCCCATGTCACCCCTACTGCTGAAATCTTTGTTGCACCTCAAATGATACCAGATTTTGCTAGGTGTGACATGCTGAAATCTTATGGGAAGCTAATCCTTAATGAGCATTTATTCCAAGCGCTTATGGAGCTTCCCATGGCCATGAGGAAAGAATGGCTCTTGATGTTGAATGAGAAGGATAGCAATTGA